The Humulus lupulus chromosome 7, drHumLupu1.1, whole genome shotgun sequence region tattaaggtctgtgaaatccacgcaagtcctcAATTTACCATTTGGTTTAGGGACTAgaacgggattagagacccaagatggataaaatgctaccttgatgaatccattttcaTCTAGCTTcctgacttcttcttttaaggctttagacCAGTCTTTGTAGAGCAGCCTTATTTTTTGTTGGAGTGGTGGGTGGTTCTTGTCTACGTTCAGGACATCGCTAATAACTGCTGGGtcgattcccaccatgtctttatgcgactaggcaaagacctcctggttcatCTTCAAAAACTTCACCAACTTTTCTttgattgttgtctctaagtttttactgactttcacaactctagTCGAAACtttttcttctagttggacctcctcgaggtcctccacgagTCCAAtaccttcctcaaaatccccaaagagagaTTCTAAGTCTTTATCCTTACTTTGGGCAGCACCCTATTTGGtcacttgttcacctgattgggcatgTGATTCATTTACCACTAGCAACCTTTTTTCTGCTCCGCTCCCCCAATCCGtactttttttcttttgtgaTCGAGGAGTTATAACACTTTATGgtttctcgttggtttcccaacatgtaCCTAACTCCTACATTttttggaaacttcatggccagatgTTAGATTGAAGTTACCGCTCGTAACTCTACCgggatgggtcttccaatcacgGCATTATATGCGgacggacaatcaactactataaaagtagtgagtaatgtaaTGTTTGTAGGTGTTTATCCTGTCGTCACCGAGAGTCTAATCGACTATGTTAGTGCtaatccctcaccagagaaaccgtagatggtttggtttcatggttctaaatcttgcactgatagcttcattctttccagtgaagatttatataAATTGTTCACCGAGCTTCCAATATCTACCAACACTCATTTTACCAttatgttggcgatttgaacatccatGACCAAGGGATCTGAGTGGGGGAATCAGACATGTTGTGCGTCCAACTCAGAGAAAGTTATACTAtcttcctctgtttgagctttTTTAGGAGTTCGCTCCTCGATGGTTAGAATTTCTATATCCTGCAAATGACGTTGGGTCCAGGCATATCTTTCtcttgccttaccactgtcaccagATAAATATGGTCCCCCACAAATAGTTAGCAAAGTACTAGTGACTGGGGTTGGCTACAGCAGAGGGGAGCGTTGGGGTAcatgtgcctgctcgttgcctccgttAGCCTCTTGTTGGGGGTTTCCCTCTGTTCGCACATATCTCCCAGGTGTCCCTATCATATAAGGAatttgatctcatcttttagttggttacattcatttgtatcatggccatagtcgttgtggaaacaacaaaacttggTCGTGTCCCGCTTGGATATGTCATTTCTGATCGGGGTTGGTTGCCTGAATAAGACTGTGGTGAGAGTGGCCTAatacacttctgctctgctatTGACCAGGTctatgtagttagtgaacctcggCTCGTACCTATTCTCCTTAGGGCGCTTGTTATCAGACGTCGTCTGCTCAGCATTTGCCCTTTTTAGTccatttttgttattattttttgtcGTTATTGTTGTTGGGTTTGCTAGACCTACTAGCAGCCTTGGTCAACTCTTATTTTGTGCCTTGGTCGGCCTtgggagactttccttcattggcgatagcCTCCTCCAACTTGatgtatttgtctgctcgatCCAAAAAATCCTGAGTACTTTTGActccatttttccttaggttgCTCCAAAGGGGAGATTGGTGTTGCACCCCAGCAGTGATgcccatcatctttccctcgtctccaACCGATTTGGCCCAAGTCGCTGCTCGCATAAACCTCTGAATGTAGTCCTTTAGAGGTTCTCCCTCCTTTTGTCTTATATCAATAAGTTGATTGGCATCTATTGGGTGTATTCGACTAGCATAAAATTGTCCgtagaactcctttacgaacCTCTCCCATGAAACTATGTTGGCCAGAGGAAATTTAAAGTACCATTCTTGGGCAGCATCAGATAAAGTAGTAGGAAAGATCCTACATTGAGCATCTTCAGACACattttggatgtccatttgtatctcaaacttattcgcGTGAGATATTGGGTCTTCTCTTCCGGTGATGTTGGGTAGTACTGccattttgaattttcttgggATCTCTGCCATAGCAATTCTGTTGATGAACGGGGTGCCATTTCTCCGGTCATAATCAATATGGGAAGTTTTATTCATGACCAGCTGTTGTACAACCTGATTCatggcatctatttgagcctgaacaacaACAGGTATAGCAGGTGCAGGAGCGACCGTAGCAGGTGGGACAtgctcatcgtgcctttctcttcgatcattgagtatgtccatgttggagttttatgccctaattaaaacccaaattctttgtaatctcatttattatcaataaaataatagaaatcattttttgacttggtcattcACTttcctcacatgttttattttcatgattatttgtttaatataaacttctattaaatcccgagcatatagctaatcatatttatagtgacgtaataatagtggaatataaatatgattatatgttcaaaataagttagtcctaagattagtcagtgcacaggatttacactgacttgccaatttacgatatgatctacttacacattgcagtgttattttctttccagaacattagcaaagtagataagatcgaatgtatttgttacatcggactggactgatgttgacagtagataagataagaagacatactgttattatctattctagtcatatcatatagttgaccataggttaattcaatcgcaattttgagtggttaatattctaattgattgtattatttgagttctttaacttgttcattaccagcttaccctacggactagcccatacttacatcttgggaactcggtagtataattgagtgggagtgttaatcatagatatgaacatctatagcttctgatgaagaagtgaaatgatggattccttttagtttggttcaaggtgctagatgatagagatctcatttcagtaattaatattagtttactaaaatatcatttacaaagaactaagtgttttaaggataaaatacaatgagggacaaaacgatattttagtcccatctcattgtagaccgtctatagaggattgagtgacaattatggttgtaacaatggataattaatagtgtatctatatttgttatagagagttctatgaattcaagagtgcaattccaagcctttagtggagtcacgaggaattaataagttagtaaatttatttgttagatttatgataacttattggagcttgatttcataggcccatggtccccactgtaccttggataaaatcatctagatagtctcaattaatttatttaattatcaattagaattatcaaagttgaccaggtcaattttggatagtttcacggagttatgtaattttgagaagaaaagagaaattagggcagatttatcaatttagataaattggtatttaaattaataaataagtttaaatcaaggttcaaataataaataattaatttgataaattatttaactaattaaatcaatagaaaataatacaggcattgattttaagtccaatgggcttatgatcaaatgggaaatttcacgagcctaaagcccatgataatttcgacctagggttgttaattaaCTATTATTGTAttgatgttttaattaaataaatgacctaattgattctataaaaggaatgttaagagatatttgaaaaaataagtcaagtcacaagttgaaacacaagtttttgataggttttagattctctctaaacataagtcatttctaagccttattgttcttttctcttcttctctctgtatctatctcatgtgttgagaatttcccactctattctaggtgattccaaggatactttggaaggttgtgaagaaaattgaagttcagttcagtttcttggtaatactctatgacaaaaaggatacaagggttagagaaactgaaggaatgactctattattctgctgggtataatgtaagtattcttatcattatttctctttgaattcaattttagaaatatgttctaggttgtatcatattaatttgtttaatattagatctacatgaaaataaataaagatcatgtataagttttcctaatagTCCCTTAAGTCCTCATCCATCCGTCTTtgctcgcttgcacctagtcggtcaaagacgcTGTATTGTCTGGGCTACCCCCTAGT contains the following coding sequences:
- the LOC133792352 gene encoding uncharacterized protein LOC133792352; this encodes MNQVVQQLVMNKTSHIDYDRRNGTPFINRIAMAEIPRKFKMAVLPNITGREDPISHANKFEIQMDIQNVSEDAQCRIFPTTLSDAAQEWYFKFPLANIVSWERFVKEFYGQFYASRIHPIDANQLIDIRQKEGEPLKDYIQRFMRAATWAKSVGDEGKMMGITAGVQHQSPLWSNLRKNGVKSTQDFLDRADKYIKLEEAIANEGKSPKADQGTK